The DNA sequence TCGGAAAAAGCAGAAACTACATAACGCTTCCGGAACTTGCCGGAGGGGAGTTGAAAAGCCCTCTTCTTAAAAAGCTGTTACTCGGCGTTATGGTGATTTCTACCCTGCCCTATCTATACACTCAAGCTCTGGGAGCAGGAATTATTATGTCATCCGCTTTCGGTTTCGACTGCGTGAAAGAAGGAGCCTGCCTGGCTGTTTTTTTTATAGGGACAACAGTAATTCTCGGCGGGATGAGAGGCACTGCATGGACCGATGTTTTTCAGGGTCTTTTCATGACCACAGCAATGGCGGCTGCTCTTTTCTTTGTCGCCAGATCTCTCGGAGGATTTTCTTCAGCGGGTCAAAATGCTTACACGGCATCACCCGGGCATTTTTCAAGACCCGGTCCTGAAAACTATTTTACAGAGCGAAGGTGGCTGTCTCTAATTATTCTCTGGAGTTTCGTCAATCCTCTTTTCCCCCAGCTGTTCACGCGTTTTTATGCCGCAAAAAATATGCGAACCTTTAAAACCTCTCTTTGTCTTTATCCCTTGCTCGTAAGTTTCCTGTTTCTCGCTCCGGTTCTGATAGGAGTTTGGGCGAAAGGCACAACTTTTTCTTTCGACTCTCCGGACTATGTATTGCCTGCCATGGTTCATTTTCTCGCTCCTGAATGGGTTTACGCTTTTGTCATGACAGGTGCACTGGCCGCGCTCATGTCGACCGCCGATTCGCAGCTGCTTTCAGTTTCGACTATGCTCGCAAAAGACTTTGTCAGATTCAGAAATGAAATTCTCGCCGGAAAAATCTTAACTTTTTTCATTTGCACCTCCGTATCCGCAATGGTTTTGATGGGACTGAGCTCAGATACTGCGATTTTCAACTTTCTTATCGGGACAACATTTTCAGCTCTTGCGGCGGCTTTTCCCGCCGTAATTTGCGCTCTTTATTTCAACAGAGCGGGTAAACACGCAGTAATTTGCTCGCTTTTAGCGGGAGAAGCTACAGTTGTTTTGATATTTTTAAAAATCATTCCGACAAAAGGATTCGCCGACGGCGTTGTAGCCATGTCCGTTTCTTTGTCAGCGCTTTTCATTAGCATTGTGTTGATAAGTCTTTTAAAATTTTTGAAAAAGCCTCTGAAACTATAAATTGTTGGAAATCACTGTAACCGATCTTATTATTACTATTGCTACTGCCCTGTAAACCAGTCGGGTTCTATAAGATACAAATTTTCCGAAGAAAAAATGATTTCTGAAATTGTTAAACTAGCTCTTCTTCTTAAAGAAAAACCTCAAACAAGAGATTTTTAAAACCTTTAACCGAATGTGAGAAACGAAAAATATTCATCTAACTGAAAAGTTCTTGATCTTGAGCTCTTCTCTTTTCACCTTACGATATTTAAAACTCTGCTTTCTGTTCTGTTTTGTAGTTTGATTTTTACAAGATAGACTCCTGTATTCAGGTCCGATAAATCGACTTCAATTTTTTCTTCTCCTTCTGCCGGGGTCAAAGACTTCACAATCCTGCCCGAAACGTCCAGTATATCAATAACTGTTCCAGTTTCCGCTGAACATGTAAAATATATAGTAGCGCAAGTCGAAACAGGATTAGGATAAATCATTAATAGTTCATTATAATTAGGGTCTGACGCGGGTGTTTCTTCAACGTACACCGGGACAAGATCTCCTATGTTTATTACCGAACTTTGATATATATGTTTGGCTGGAAGAACACCGGATTGCAGCCACGCGGCAAAAAAAATTTCATTTTCATCATAATGCCACCATGTTGTATCAAGTTGACAGCTCATATTGACCGTCACGGTATCGGGAAAAGTATCGGAAAAGAAAACATATGATCCACCGTATAAAGGATACATTTTCCTCATAGGTTGGGCAAAAGAAGAAAAATATCCTGATCCGGAGTTGACGTGTTCTGAAACAGCTGAAATTTGAAGAAAATAAGTGCCTGGTCCCGGTTCTTCTTCCGCTATTATTTGTGCAATGATATTTCCTTCTTTTGTTGTGCTGTTATAAGTTCCGCTTAAATTGATCTCGACATAACACGGTTCCGACATTGCACCTACGTATGCGTTTTCAAGAGCCTGAGGAGTTGGAGGGTAACTTACGTGAATTTGACCGTCCATATAATTATCCGGAACCCCTGTTACTCCGTAATACGATTTTCTTCCATTATTGTCTTCAGGATTATCTAGATAGAACGGGTCGGCAGATGAAGGCCAATTCACATGATATCTAATAACCGTCAAGCTTTCAGCGTGATTGTCAATGAACTGAGTCATATTAGGTTCGTATTGAACACAAAAACTGCACGTGTGATTTGTAAAATTTTCCAGCATGGGTCGCCTTACGGCTGAATTCAATGACAGAGCCGCTGCCATTGAAAACACAACAATAATGATTTTCTTCATTAAATCTCCTTGAAAATTGGTTTATTAGTTCCCCTTCAAAGAGGGCACTTTTTTAAATTACTCTTTTCTTTCAACTTTGTCAACAAACACAATTTTTTTGTCTAGAAAATATTTCAAAATATAGCCGATTGTAAGTCCAATAAAAGCGCCAATATATTTTGAAGCACTGATTTTTATGTATCTGTCGAAAAAAAACTCGATCGACCAAAACACAAGCGTTGTCAAACCACCCATAAAACTGTAAAGTACAAATTTTTTGGCATCATGTTTCAGGGAAGCAGTTTTATAGTAAAAAATGAACTTCTTGTCAAGTATGTATTTTAAGATGAGACCGGCAAATGTGCCTGATCCCATCGCAATAAACAAAGAGTGGGGAAAATCAAAAAAAAACACTGTCCTCTGAACGGCAATGTTAATAACTATCGCCGCCAAAGCGAATAGTGTATATTTTAATGTCAAACAGGTAATATTTTTCATTTTTTGCTATTCATCACAGCTCAAATATTTTTATTAATTACTCCTAATATAATTCTTTGTAACATTCATTTCATATCTCAGAATAAATAATTCTGACAATCTGATC is a window from the candidate division WOR-3 bacterium genome containing:
- a CDS encoding sodium:solute symporter family protein, translated to MIYFTVAVYLTALGIISTVAKIKTKNSPVDYFLAGRSFGSIVLFFTITATNFSAFFFLGFAGAAWKYGFGQYGIMGIGTALVPVSFYFVGKKAWELGKSRNYITLPELAGGELKSPLLKKLLLGVMVISTLPYLYTQALGAGIIMSSAFGFDCVKEGACLAVFFIGTTVILGGMRGTAWTDVFQGLFMTTAMAAALFFVARSLGGFSSAGQNAYTASPGHFSRPGPENYFTERRWLSLIILWSFVNPLFPQLFTRFYAAKNMRTFKTSLCLYPLLVSFLFLAPVLIGVWAKGTTFSFDSPDYVLPAMVHFLAPEWVYAFVMTGALAALMSTADSQLLSVSTMLAKDFVRFRNEILAGKILTFFICTSVSAMVLMGLSSDTAIFNFLIGTTFSALAAAFPAVICALYFNRAGKHAVICSLLAGEATVVLIFLKIIPTKGFADGVVAMSVSLSALFISIVLISLLKFLKKPLKL
- a CDS encoding T9SS type A sorting domain-containing protein, which codes for MKKIIIVVFSMAAALSLNSAVRRPMLENFTNHTCSFCVQYEPNMTQFIDNHAESLTVIRYHVNWPSSADPFYLDNPEDNNGRKSYYGVTGVPDNYMDGQIHVSYPPTPQALENAYVGAMSEPCYVEINLSGTYNSTTKEGNIIAQIIAEEEPGPGTYFLQISAVSEHVNSGSGYFSSFAQPMRKMYPLYGGSYVFFSDTFPDTVTVNMSCQLDTTWWHYDENEIFFAAWLQSGVLPAKHIYQSSVINIGDLVPVYVEETPASDPNYNELLMIYPNPVSTCATIYFTCSAETGTVIDILDVSGRIVKSLTPAEGEEKIEVDLSDLNTGVYLVKIKLQNRTESRVLNIVR
- a CDS encoding GtrA family protein; its protein translation is MKNITCLTLKYTLFALAAIVINIAVQRTVFFFDFPHSLFIAMGSGTFAGLILKYILDKKFIFYYKTASLKHDAKKFVLYSFMGGLTTLVFWSIEFFFDRYIKISASKYIGAFIGLTIGYILKYFLDKKIVFVDKVERKE